A region from the Salminus brasiliensis chromosome 22, fSalBra1.hap2, whole genome shotgun sequence genome encodes:
- the hlfb gene encoding HLF transcription factor, PAR bZIP family member b — protein sequence MSRPLTMNPTFVPLQTHGVLKSLLENPMKLPLHHDDVFGKDRVEEKKLDEDRNVPQSAFLGPTLWDKTLPYDGDNFQLEYMNLEEFLSENGIPSSPSQHDQSHHHHHHHHHHHQQQHQQHQQQQQQQPCLQQASVSVMDLSNRASTSIHTSMIPQTCLQSPGRSVLPPARNTPSPVDPETIQVPVSYDPDPTDLALSSVPGQEAFDPRKHKFSEEELKPQPMIKKARKIFIPEDLKDEKYWARRRKNNMAAKRSRDARRLKENQIAIRAGFLEKENSALRQEVSDLRKELGRCKNILAKYEAQHGPL from the exons ATGTCCAGACCTCTCACAATGAACCCAACTTTTGTTCCTCTTCAAACTCACGGCGTCTTGAAATCGCTCCTGGAAAACCCAATGAAGCTGCCGCTGCACCACGACGACG TTTTTGGCAAAGACAGAGTGGAGGAGAAAAAGTTGGATGAAGACCGGAATGTGCCGCAGTCCGCTTTCCTGGGCCCAACCCTTTGGGATAAAACTCTGCCTTACGATGGGGATAATTTCCAGTTGGAGTACATGAACCTCGAAGAATTCCTCTCTGAAAATGGCATCCCTTCCAGTCCTTCACAGCATGACCAAagccaccaccatcaccatcaccaccaccaccaccaccagcaacAGCACcaacagcaccagcagcagcagcaacagcagccttGCCTGCAACAGGCCTCAGTATCAGTCATGGACCTCAGCAACAGAGCCTCCACCTCCATCCACACAAGCATGATCCCTCAGACCTGCCTGCAGAGCCCTGGCAGATCAG TGTTGCCCCCAGCACGTAACACACCCAGTCCAGTTGATCCAGAAACCATCCAAGTGCCAGTGAGCTATGACCCTGATCCTACAGACCTGGCCCTGTCCAGTGTGCCCGGGCAGGAGGCCTTTGACCCTCGCAAGCACAAGTTCTCAGAGGAGGAGCTTAAACCACAACCCATGATCAAGAAGGCACGGAAAATCTTCATTCCTGAAGACTTGAAG GATGAAAAATACTGGGCACGCCGCAGAAAGAACAACATGGCTGCCAAGCGGTCGCGGGACGCCCGGCGCCTCAAGGAGAACCAGATTGCCATCAGGGCTGGCTTCCTGGAGAAGGAGAACTCTGCTCTCCGACAGGAAGTGTCAGACCTGCGGAAAGAGCTGGGGCGCTGTAAAAATATTCTAGCAAAGTATGAAGCTCAGCATGGTCCTCTGTGA
- the smim36 gene encoding small integral membrane protein 36, translated as MGLMEFYLEIDPVTLNLIILIASYVILLLVFLISCILYDCRGKDPSKEYVSEPPAPQQQSPIRLVVMQNSPASSRYNEQNNTAATNYVPPTPDLREKRSTLV; from the coding sequence ATGGGTCTTATGGAGTTTTACCTGGAGATTGACCCGGTCACCCTgaacctcatcatcctcatcgcCAGCTACGTGATCCTGCTCCTGGTCTTCCTCATCTCCTGCATCCTCTACGACTGCCGAGGCAAGGACCCCTCCAAGGAGTATGTGTCAGAGCCTCCAGCCCCGCAGCAGCAGTCTCCCATACGGCTCGTGGTGATGCAGAATTCTCCAGCATCGTCCCGCTACAACGAGCAAAACAACACAGCTGCCACCAACTATGTGCCACCCACCCCTGACCTGCGTGAAAAGAGGAGCACACTGGTCTGA
- the tmem100a gene encoding transmembrane protein 100 produces MSSDCAIMSNSILVSELELTMATGGTEGSCYRCTLPFGVVLLMIGIAVTAVAYGFNSHGSTISILGLVLLSCSLLLLALTAVCWKLQRGKEMEMCSTSQSTLVERLSDSCN; encoded by the coding sequence ATGAGTTCTGACTGTGCCATAATGTCAAATTCCATATTAGTCAGTGAACTGGAGCTGACTATGGCTACTGGAGGAACAGAGGGATCCTGCTATCGTTGTACTTTACCGTTTGGTGTGGTGCTTCTGATGATTGGCATTGCTGTTACAGCTGTAGCCTATGGCTTCAATTCCCACGGCTCCACCATCTCCATCCTGGGGCTGGTATTGCTCTCCTGCAGCCTCCTGCTGCTCGCCCTCACTGCAGTGTGCTGGAAACTCCAGCGGGGCAAAGAAATGGAAATGTGCTCCACAAGCCAGAGCACCCTGGTGGAGAGACTCAGCGACAGCTGCAACTGA